In a single window of the Nicotiana tomentosiformis chromosome 10, ASM39032v3, whole genome shotgun sequence genome:
- the LOC104090154 gene encoding transcription initiation factor TFIID subunit 11-like isoform X2 has protein sequence MKRSKDPFEAAFEGQDDSLPESPVGIDENEGQDQAAVDVHVHGGDDANTGSRDNPSASRAASVSVGTAGPISKPKEEDEEEEEENMDVQLGKFSASSDPDKMSKMHSFRPGNNNVTMTLQERR, from the exons ATGAAGCGATCTAAGGATCCTTTTGAAGCTGCTTTTGAGGGGCAGGACGACTCACTCCCTGAATCCCCTGTTGGCATTGACGAGAATGAAGGCCAAGACCAAGCTGCAGTTGATGTTCATGTTCATGGAGGTGATGATGCTAATACCGGTTCTCGTGACAACCCTTCAGCATCTAGAGCTGCATCAGTCTCTGTTGGTACTGCTGGTCCAATTAGCAAGCCCAAAGAGGAAgatgaggaggaagaggaagaaaATATGGATGTGCAGTTAGGAAAATTCTCAGCAAGTAGTGATCCTGACAAAATGTCTAAGATGCA CAGTTTTCGACCTGGTAATAATAATGTCACTATGACACTTCAAGAAAGAAGGTAG
- the LOC104090154 gene encoding transcription initiation factor TFIID subunit 11-like isoform X1: protein MKRSKDPFEAAFEGQDDSLPESPVGIDENEGQDQAAVDVHVHGGDDANTGSRDNPSASRAASVSVGTAGPISKPKEEDEEEEEENMDVQLGKFSASSDPDKMSKMQYILSQFTEEQMSRYESFRRSGFQKSNMKRLEW, encoded by the exons ATGAAGCGATCTAAGGATCCTTTTGAAGCTGCTTTTGAGGGGCAGGACGACTCACTCCCTGAATCCCCTGTTGGCATTGACGAGAATGAAGGCCAAGACCAAGCTGCAGTTGATGTTCATGTTCATGGAGGTGATGATGCTAATACCGGTTCTCGTGACAACCCTTCAGCATCTAGAGCTGCATCAGTCTCTGTTGGTACTGCTGGTCCAATTAGCAAGCCCAAAGAGGAAgatgaggaggaagaggaagaaaATATGGATGTGCAGTTAGGAAAATTCTCAGCAAGTAGTGATCCTGACAAAATGTCTAAGATGCA GTACATATTATCCCAATTTACGGAGGAGCAAATGAGTAGATATGAATCTTTTCGGAGATCTGGATTTCAGAAATCCAACATGAAGCGG CTAGAATGGTGA
- the LOC104090154 gene encoding transcription initiation factor TFIID subunit 11-like isoform X3, with protein sequence MKRSKDPFEAAFEGQDDSLPESPVGIDENEGQDQAAVDVHVHGGDDANTGSRDNPSASRAASVSVGTAGPISKPKEEDEEEEEENMDVQLGKFSASSDPDKMSKMHFRPGNNNVTMTLQERR encoded by the exons ATGAAGCGATCTAAGGATCCTTTTGAAGCTGCTTTTGAGGGGCAGGACGACTCACTCCCTGAATCCCCTGTTGGCATTGACGAGAATGAAGGCCAAGACCAAGCTGCAGTTGATGTTCATGTTCATGGAGGTGATGATGCTAATACCGGTTCTCGTGACAACCCTTCAGCATCTAGAGCTGCATCAGTCTCTGTTGGTACTGCTGGTCCAATTAGCAAGCCCAAAGAGGAAgatgaggaggaagaggaagaaaATATGGATGTGCAGTTAGGAAAATTCTCAGCAAGTAGTGATCCTGACAAAATGTCTAAGATGCA TTTTCGACCTGGTAATAATAATGTCACTATGACACTTCAAGAAAGAAGGTAG